A DNA window from Arachis duranensis cultivar V14167 chromosome 3, aradu.V14167.gnm2.J7QH, whole genome shotgun sequence contains the following coding sequences:
- the LOC107481111 gene encoding transcription factor BHLH089, translating into MDPGAMMNEGSFGNGGGNTVPFSLAEIWPFPQAVNAAGGGALGLRRPQFGLGQFGDFIAGPNREPGAVASEQKAASGGGGGGGGGGSRKRRESEEESPKGVSTSNVAPNAVVIFIIASVYPITTTNLLFSSGKPADQNNQTPPPDPPRQDYIHVRARRGQATDSHSLAERARREKISERMKILQDLVPGCNKVIGKALVLDEIINYIQSLQRQVEFLSMKLEAVNSRLNTGIEAFPPKDFGQQTFDPASLPFGSQATRDYSRGSSPEWLHMQVGGAFERAT; encoded by the exons ATGGATCCGGGTGCGATGATGAACGAGGGCTCGTTTGGGAATGGGGGAGGCAATACGGTGCCGTTTAGCTTGGCGGAGATCTGGCCGTTTCCGCAGGCCGTCAACGCTGCTGGAGGCGGCGCCTTGGGGCTCAGGAGGCCGCAGTTTGGCTTGGGACAGTTTGGGGATTTCATTGCCGGTCCCAACCGGGAACCTGGAGCGGTTGCTTCAGAACAGAAGGCGGCCAGCggtggcggtggcggtggcggtggcGGTGGTAGTAGGAAGAGGCGTGAATCAGAGGAGGAATCCCCTAAGGGTGTTTCCACCAGCAATGTTGCACCTAATGCCGTGGTAATTTTCATTATTGCCTCTGTTTATCCAATTACTACAACTAATTTACTGT TTAGTTCAGGAAAGCCTGCGGACCAAAATAATCAGACACCACCACCTGACCCTCCTAGGCAAGATTACATCCACGTCCGAGCCAGAAGGGGTCAAGCTACTGATAGCCACAGTCTTGCTGAAAGA GCTAGAAGGGAAAAGATTAGTGAAAGGATGAAAATTCTTCAGGATTTGGTCCCTGGTTGTAATAAG GTTATTGGAAAAGCATTGGTCCTTGAtgagataattaattatatccaATCCCTTCAGCGTCAAGTTGAG TTTTTGTCAATGAAGCTTGAAGCAGTGAATTCAAGACTGAACACTGGCATTGAAGCTTTTCCTCCTAAAGAT TTTGGTCAGCAAACATTTGATCCGGCGAGCTTGCCATTTGGTTCTCAGGCTACTAGAGACTATAGCAGAGGTTCTTCCCCAGAGTGGTTACATATGCAGGTAGGAGGTGCTTTCGAAAGAGCAACGTAG